A region from the Bactrocera dorsalis isolate Fly_Bdor chromosome 1, ASM2337382v1, whole genome shotgun sequence genome encodes:
- the LOC105222044 gene encoding testis-specific serine/threonine-protein kinase 3, translating to MPTPPQKTFTKCSTSKIVENQTIDDISKNTQNIKTDQKINVNDALRQHGGATKDDERSQADISVHRAGSTATLATDTKSYINGRPKTILEDHGIVLGKVIGTGNYAKVKIGFSEEYGKRVAVKIISKVKAPAEYTTKFLPREIEAVKGLHHENLITFYQSIETSHRVYLIMQLAENGTLLDYVREKKFLEEPHSRNLFQQLISAVEYIHSKNVVHRDIKCENLLLDETYTLKLIDFGFARKDTRTSDQQVILSKTFCGSYAYASPEILKGIAYDPFMSDVWACGVVCYAMVFGRLPYDGSNVHILLKRINAALAFPKNPTVSADCKQLIGHILAPLKVRYAIPQIKEDPWFNKN from the exons ATGCCAACACCACCGCAAAAAACGTTTACGAAATGTTCGACGAGTAAAATCGTAGAAAACCAAACCATTGACGACATCAGCAAGAATACGCAAAATATCAAGAccgatcaaaaaataaatgttaacgATGCGTTACGACAGCATGGTGGTGCTACTAAAGACGATGAACGATCACAAGCCGACATTTCCGTGCATCGTGCTGGTTCAACGGCAACTTTGGCAACTGACACAAAGTCCTATATAAACGGACGCCCGAAAACTATACTAGAAGATCATGGCATAGTACTTGGTAAAGTGATAGGTACGGGTAATTATGCAAAAGTAAAAATCGGGTTCTCGGAGGAGTACGGCAAACGTGTAGCCGTTAAAATTATATCGAAAGTAAAAGCGCCAGCGGAGTATACGACGAAATTTTTACCACGTGAAATTGAAGCCGTGAAAGGATTGCATCACGAGAACTTGATAACGTTCTATCAAAGTATCGAGACTAGTCATAG AGTCTATTTAATCATGCAACTGGCAGAGAATGGCACACTCCTCGATTATGTACGCGAAAAGAAATTTCTAGAAGAGCCACATAGCCGCAATCTGTTCCAACAATTAATCAGCGCCGTcgaatacatacattcaaaaaaCGTGGTGCATCG TGACATAAAATGCGAAAACCTTCTTCTAGATGAAACCTATACGTTGAAGCTAATCGACTTCGGTTTCGCACGTAAAGATACGCGTACCTCAGATCAGCAGGTGATACTCTCGAAAACTTTTTGTGGCAGTTACGCCTATGCAAGTCCAGAAATCCTTAAAG GTATTGCCTACGATCCTTTCATGTCCGATGTCTGGGCATGCGGTGTTGTCTGTTATGCAATGGTTTTCGGCCGACTGCCATACGATGGTTCCAATGTGCATATACTGCTTAAACGTATTAATGCAGCACTCGCTTTTCCTAAGAATCCGACCGTCTCTGCTGATTGTAAACAGTTAATTGGTCATATATTGGCGCCGTTGAAAGTACGTTATGCAATACCACAGATTAAAGAAGATCCTtggttcaataaaaattaa